From Brevibacterium ihuae, the proteins below share one genomic window:
- a CDS encoding ABC transporter ATP-binding protein, with amino-acid sequence MTAAPHAAPAPDPGAAGEPVVTVTDLVAGYLPGVNILNGCSIEARPGELIGIIGPNGAGKSTLLKAMFGLVKVHSGTVRVRGEDLTGLKANVLVSRGLGFVPQTENVFTTLTVEENLQMGLFLRPKLFAERFEYVTSMFPELAKRRSQRAGSLSGGERQMVAMSRALMMDPAVLLLDEPSAGLSPVKQDEAFLRVHEINRAGVCVIMVEQNARRCLQICDRGYVLDQGRDSHTGTGRDLLNDPKVIELYLGDLAEKVDHRE; translated from the coding sequence ATGACCGCCGCCCCGCACGCCGCACCCGCCCCCGATCCGGGCGCCGCCGGGGAGCCGGTCGTCACCGTCACCGACCTCGTCGCCGGCTACCTCCCGGGGGTGAACATCCTCAACGGCTGCAGCATCGAGGCCCGGCCGGGCGAGCTCATCGGCATCATCGGGCCGAACGGCGCGGGCAAGTCGACGCTCCTCAAGGCGATGTTCGGGCTCGTCAAGGTCCACTCCGGCACCGTGCGGGTGCGCGGCGAGGATCTCACCGGGCTCAAGGCGAACGTCCTCGTGTCCCGCGGGCTCGGCTTCGTCCCGCAGACGGAGAACGTGTTCACCACGCTCACCGTGGAGGAGAACCTCCAGATGGGCCTCTTCCTCCGCCCCAAGCTCTTCGCGGAGCGCTTCGAGTACGTCACGTCGATGTTCCCCGAGCTCGCGAAGCGGCGCTCGCAGCGGGCCGGCTCCCTGTCCGGGGGCGAGCGGCAGATGGTCGCGATGTCGCGCGCGCTCATGATGGATCCGGCCGTGCTCCTCCTCGACGAGCCCTCGGCCGGCCTGTCGCCGGTCAAGCAGGACGAGGCGTTCCTCCGCGTCCACGAGATCAACCGCGCCGGGGTGTGCGTCATCATGGTCGAGCAGAACGCTCGCCGTTGCCTGCAGATCTGCGACCGCGGGTACGTCCTCGACCAGGGCCGCGACTCCCACACCGGGACCGGCCGCGATCTCCTCAATGATCCGAAGGTCATCGAGCTCTACCTCGGCGACCTCGCGGAGAAGGTCGACCACCGGGAGTGA
- a CDS encoding ABC transporter ATP-binding protein: MLDERPIAAGEDTGPGCAKRDPIIVGDSITRQFGAITAVDVDHVEIPRHKITALIGPNGAGKTTLFNLLTGFDTPQSGKWSFDGHQIAGMRPHRVARLGMVRTFQLTKVLGKLSVIENMRLGGSKQSGERIHTALLPWLWRKREAEITERADDLLRRFKLDAKREDYAASMSGGQRKLLEMARSLMTDPVLVMLDEPMAGVNPALKQSLLDHIINLKSEGMTVLFVEHDMHMVRHIADWVIVMAEGRIVAEGPPDAVMQDQAVIDAYLGAHHDVDLGDQTGIAQLEQDLAEDEESVVGTADAGVLAPEADAAPPGAPAADAPPADRKDVP, encoded by the coding sequence ATGCTCGACGAGCGCCCGATCGCCGCCGGCGAGGACACCGGACCCGGCTGCGCCAAGCGCGACCCGATCATCGTCGGCGATTCGATCACCCGGCAGTTCGGCGCGATCACCGCCGTCGACGTCGACCACGTCGAGATCCCCCGGCACAAGATCACCGCCCTCATCGGGCCCAACGGCGCGGGCAAGACCACCCTGTTCAACCTCCTCACCGGGTTCGACACCCCGCAGTCGGGGAAGTGGTCGTTCGACGGGCACCAGATCGCCGGGATGCGCCCCCATCGCGTCGCCCGGCTCGGCATGGTGCGCACCTTCCAGCTCACCAAGGTCCTCGGGAAGCTCTCGGTCATCGAGAACATGCGCCTGGGCGGATCGAAGCAGTCCGGGGAGCGGATCCACACCGCGCTCCTGCCGTGGTTGTGGCGGAAGCGGGAGGCCGAGATCACCGAGCGGGCCGACGACCTGCTCCGGCGATTCAAGCTCGACGCCAAGCGCGAGGACTACGCCGCGAGCATGTCCGGCGGCCAGCGCAAGCTCCTCGAGATGGCGCGGTCGCTCATGACCGATCCGGTGCTCGTCATGCTCGACGAACCGATGGCCGGCGTCAACCCCGCTCTCAAGCAGTCCCTCCTCGATCACATCATCAATCTCAAATCGGAGGGGATGACCGTCCTCTTCGTCGAGCACGACATGCACATGGTCCGCCACATCGCCGACTGGGTCATCGTCATGGCGGAGGGACGCATCGTCGCCGAGGGCCCGCCCGACGCGGTCATGCAGGACCAGGCCGTCATCGACGCCTACCTCGGGGCGCACCACGATGTCGACCTCGGCGACCAGACCGGGATCGCCCAGCTCGAGCAGGATCTCGCCGAGGACGAGGAGTCCGTCGTCGGCACCGCCGATGCCGGTGTGCTCGCTCCCGAGGCGGACGCCGCGCCCCCCGGGGCGCCCGCCGCCGATGCACCGCCCGCCGACCGGAAGGACGTCCCATGA
- a CDS encoding branched-chain amino acid ABC transporter permease encodes MDFSSIVTNALWEFFNPITAAYALGALGLAVHFGYAGLLNFGQAGFMAVGAYGFAIATLTFGAPLWLAFLIALLASLALAALLGIPTLRLRADYLAIVTIASAEIIRYVVTTNELTDVTGSANGLAAFESGFYALSPIPSGSYSIGFTVISSRTLWMLIVAWAVVVICAVLVWLLMRSPWGRVLKGIREDEDAVRSLGKNVFSYKMQALMLGGVLGSLAGMIFVLNTGSVQPANFGTELTFFLWTCLLLGGMTTVLGPILGAMIFWVVLSLTQGVLTGLVESGTVTFITTVQAGQLRYILVGVALMMLMIFRPQGILGNRKELVFS; translated from the coding sequence ATGGATTTCTCCAGCATTGTCACCAACGCCCTGTGGGAGTTCTTCAACCCCATCACCGCGGCCTATGCGCTCGGCGCGCTCGGCCTCGCGGTCCACTTCGGCTACGCCGGCCTGCTCAACTTCGGCCAGGCGGGCTTCATGGCGGTCGGCGCGTACGGCTTCGCCATCGCGACGCTGACGTTCGGCGCCCCGCTCTGGCTCGCGTTCCTCATCGCCCTCCTCGCCTCGCTCGCGCTCGCCGCGCTGCTCGGCATCCCGACCCTGCGGCTGCGCGCGGACTACCTCGCGATCGTCACCATCGCCTCGGCGGAGATCATCCGCTATGTCGTGACGACGAACGAGCTCACCGATGTCACCGGCTCGGCGAACGGTCTCGCGGCCTTCGAGAGCGGGTTCTACGCGCTCAGCCCGATCCCGTCCGGCAGCTATTCGATCGGCTTCACGGTGATCTCCTCGCGGACACTGTGGATGCTCATCGTCGCGTGGGCGGTCGTCGTGATCTGCGCGGTCCTCGTGTGGCTCCTCATGCGCTCGCCCTGGGGCCGGGTCCTCAAGGGCATCCGAGAGGACGAGGACGCGGTCCGCTCGCTCGGCAAGAACGTCTTCTCCTACAAGATGCAGGCGCTCATGCTCGGCGGCGTGCTCGGCAGCCTCGCCGGCATGATCTTCGTCCTCAACACCGGCTCGGTGCAGCCGGCGAACTTCGGCACGGAGCTTACGTTCTTCCTCTGGACCTGCCTCCTGCTCGGCGGCATGACCACGGTGCTCGGCCCGATCCTCGGCGCGATGATCTTCTGGGTGGTGCTCTCCCTCACCCAGGGCGTGCTCACCGGCCTCGTCGAATCCGGCACGGTGACGTTCATCACCACCGTGCAGGCCGGGCAGCTGCGCTACATCCTCGTGGGCGTCGCGCTCATGATGCTCATGATCTTCAGGCCGCAGGGCATCCTCGGCAACCGGAAGGAGCTGGTGTTCTCGTGA
- a CDS encoding TerC family protein, translating into MEITWLTWTVTIIVIIALLAFDYIFHVRKAHTPTIREAAVWSAIYVGLALIFGLVFFLVGDTAHAIEYYAGYLTEKALSVDNLFVFLVIMASFQVPRDYQQKVLLFGITFALISRTVFILIGAVAIEMWSDVFYLFGLFLILIAGQQLKGELTGDKEEDEADNIMVRLARKFLPASDTYDGDKLFTVENGKRVLTPMLLVMVAIGATDILFAFDSIPAIFGLTQEPYIVFTATAFSLMGLRQLYFLIDGLLDRLVYLAYGLAAILGFIGVKLILHALHENNLPFINGGENVPVAEVPTTTSLLVIVVILAITVAASLLSPKGRALRALQNAERYSYRYSVLPEDAPAEDRRKAEALMDTWTAKAERVDQKWRDSLIDHKDSYSRIIRTAHEARLAEAARTGEDAAMSRQIVDQDGPTI; encoded by the coding sequence ATGGAGATCACCTGGCTCACGTGGACCGTGACGATCATCGTCATCATCGCGCTCCTCGCCTTCGACTACATCTTCCACGTGCGCAAGGCGCACACCCCGACGATCCGCGAGGCCGCCGTGTGGTCCGCGATCTACGTCGGACTCGCGCTGATCTTCGGACTCGTGTTCTTCCTCGTCGGCGACACCGCGCACGCGATCGAGTACTACGCCGGCTACCTCACCGAGAAGGCGCTGAGCGTCGACAACCTCTTCGTGTTCCTCGTCATCATGGCGAGCTTCCAGGTGCCGCGCGACTACCAGCAGAAGGTCCTCCTCTTCGGCATCACCTTCGCCCTGATCTCGCGCACCGTCTTCATCCTCATCGGTGCCGTCGCGATCGAGATGTGGTCCGACGTGTTCTACCTGTTCGGACTCTTCCTCATCCTCATCGCCGGGCAGCAGCTCAAGGGCGAGCTCACCGGTGACAAGGAGGAGGACGAGGCCGACAACATCATGGTCCGCCTCGCCCGGAAGTTCCTCCCCGCCTCGGACACCTACGACGGGGACAAGCTCTTCACGGTGGAGAACGGCAAGAGGGTCCTCACCCCGATGCTCCTCGTCATGGTCGCGATCGGGGCGACCGACATCCTCTTCGCCTTCGACTCGATCCCCGCGATCTTCGGCCTCACGCAGGAGCCGTACATCGTCTTCACTGCGACCGCCTTCTCGCTCATGGGGCTGCGCCAGCTCTACTTCCTCATCGACGGGCTGCTCGACCGCCTCGTCTACCTCGCCTACGGCCTCGCCGCGATCCTCGGGTTCATCGGCGTCAAGCTCATCCTCCACGCGCTCCACGAGAACAACCTCCCGTTCATCAACGGAGGCGAGAACGTGCCGGTGGCCGAGGTGCCGACGACGACCTCGCTCCTCGTCATCGTCGTCATCCTCGCCATCACCGTCGCCGCCTCGCTCCTCAGCCCCAAGGGACGGGCGCTGCGAGCGCTGCAGAACGCCGAGCGCTACTCGTACCGCTACAGCGTGCTGCCCGAGGACGCGCCGGCCGAGGACCGGAGGAAGGCCGAGGCGCTCATGGACACGTGGACGGCGAAGGCCGAGCGCGTCGACCAGAAGTGGCGCGACTCGCTCATCGATCACAAGGACAGCTACTCGCGCATCATCCGCACCGCCCACGAGGCGCGCCTCGCCGAGGCCGCGCGGACGGGCGAGGACGCCGCGATGTCGCGGCAGATCGTCGACCAGGACGGCCCGACGATCTGA
- a CDS encoding YciI family protein: MAIFAVTYEYGPDIDRRMAARPAHRTWQGHLFDSGVLLASGPLEDDQTPGGLLILRADDRANIVDILTQDPYAGEGVIAATTIRRWNPVFGPFDDAD; encoded by the coding sequence ATGGCGATCTTCGCTGTCACCTACGAGTACGGCCCCGACATCGACCGCCGGATGGCGGCCCGCCCGGCCCACCGGACGTGGCAGGGGCACCTCTTCGACTCCGGCGTGCTGCTCGCCTCCGGGCCGCTCGAGGATGACCAGACCCCGGGTGGTCTGCTCATCCTCCGCGCCGACGACCGGGCGAACATCGTCGACATCCTCACGCAGGACCCCTACGCCGGGGAGGGGGTCATCGCGGCGACGACGATCCGCCGGTGGAACCCGGTGTTCGGTCCGTTCGACGACGCGGACTGA
- a CDS encoding DEAD/DEAH box helicase yields the protein MPRLPEIPEEFADPDTVFEAFVDHCTTLGITLYPAQEEAILAAVTGDTTIVSTPTGSGKSMVALAALFSGLSTGRRSYYTAPIKALVSEKFFQLTEAFGPENVGMVTGDSSVNPEAPIICATAEILANQALREGALLDVGMVVMDEFHYFADPQRGWAWQVPLLLMPQAQFVLMSATLGDVSRIADDLEERTGRPTTLVTSVERPVPLEFEYSVEPLHEALHALVRRGRAPVYVVSFAQAQAIELASSIVSANLTTREERAAITAEIAGFRFGAGFGTVLKRLLQHGIGVHHAGMLPKYRRLVEQLASAGLLAVISGTDTLGVGINVPIRTVLFTGLTKFDGRRMRRLHVREFQQIAGRAGRAGFDSVGYVVVQAPEHVIENTKALAKAGDDPKKRRKVTKKQPPAGFVSWSEKTFEHLTTGRPEELTSRMRITHATIINLLSRPGAGVHTVRDFIASTHDSAEARLDMRLRALHIGRALLTAGVIERQVADDGAVTYRPKTDLGPHFALNQPLSPFALAALDLFDRESPGYAADVLSVVEATTEIQYAILRGQLDRIKRDELGALKAEGVEYEERMAVLDELTYPQPNAEILTEAFDAYASGAPWVREIGIEPKSIVGDMLDQAMNFSQFVAYYGLARVEGGLLRYLTDVFRALVQTVPTEALTPELEEIIAWLGDLIGRVDSSLLEEWEALRNPAEDEERLLPPVDTRLSADVPRFTRLIRNTMFHRVLLAERADYARLGELDGAAGWNQRAWEDAIEDFYEEYGEMGVGADARGSGFIRITPGPEHWEVRQVFDDPRGDRDWAISARVDVAASDEADEVVLEVLDVGPLKPA from the coding sequence GTGCCACGCCTGCCCGAGATCCCCGAGGAGTTCGCGGATCCGGACACCGTGTTCGAAGCCTTCGTCGACCACTGCACGACGCTCGGCATCACCCTGTACCCGGCCCAGGAGGAGGCGATCCTCGCGGCCGTCACCGGGGACACCACGATCGTCTCCACCCCGACCGGCTCCGGCAAGAGCATGGTCGCCCTCGCCGCGCTGTTCTCCGGTCTGAGCACCGGCCGGCGGAGCTACTACACCGCCCCCATCAAGGCCCTCGTGAGCGAGAAGTTCTTCCAGCTCACCGAGGCCTTCGGGCCCGAGAACGTCGGCATGGTGACCGGCGACTCGAGCGTCAACCCCGAGGCCCCGATCATCTGCGCGACGGCGGAGATCCTCGCCAACCAGGCGCTGCGCGAGGGCGCGCTGCTCGACGTCGGCATGGTCGTCATGGACGAGTTCCACTACTTCGCCGACCCCCAGCGCGGCTGGGCCTGGCAGGTGCCGCTCCTGCTCATGCCGCAGGCGCAGTTCGTCCTCATGTCCGCCACGCTCGGCGACGTCTCGCGGATCGCCGACGACCTCGAGGAGCGCACGGGCCGGCCCACGACGCTCGTCACCTCCGTCGAGCGGCCCGTGCCGCTCGAGTTCGAGTACTCCGTCGAGCCGCTCCACGAGGCGCTCCACGCGCTCGTCCGGCGCGGCCGGGCGCCGGTCTACGTCGTGTCGTTCGCTCAGGCCCAGGCGATCGAGCTCGCGAGCTCGATCGTCAGCGCCAACCTCACCACCCGCGAGGAGCGCGCGGCGATCACCGCGGAGATCGCGGGGTTCCGGTTCGGGGCCGGGTTCGGGACCGTTCTCAAGCGGCTGCTCCAGCACGGCATCGGCGTCCATCACGCCGGCATGCTCCCGAAGTACCGGAGGCTCGTCGAGCAGCTCGCCTCCGCCGGACTCCTCGCGGTGATCTCCGGCACCGACACCCTCGGCGTCGGCATCAACGTGCCGATCCGCACCGTCCTCTTCACGGGGCTCACGAAGTTCGACGGCCGCCGGATGCGCCGGCTCCACGTCCGCGAGTTCCAGCAGATCGCCGGGCGCGCCGGGCGTGCGGGGTTCGACTCGGTCGGGTACGTCGTCGTCCAGGCCCCCGAGCACGTCATCGAGAACACGAAGGCGCTCGCCAAGGCCGGGGACGATCCGAAGAAGCGCCGCAAGGTGACGAAGAAGCAGCCCCCGGCGGGCTTCGTCTCGTGGTCGGAGAAGACCTTCGAGCACCTGACGACGGGACGGCCCGAGGAGCTGACCTCGCGGATGCGCATCACCCACGCGACGATCATCAACCTCCTGTCCCGTCCCGGCGCGGGAGTGCACACCGTGCGGGACTTCATCGCCTCGACCCACGATTCCGCCGAGGCCCGGCTCGACATGCGGCTGCGCGCCCTCCACATCGGCCGCGCGCTCCTCACCGCCGGCGTCATCGAACGGCAGGTCGCCGACGACGGCGCGGTGACGTACCGGCCCAAGACCGACCTCGGTCCGCACTTCGCGCTCAACCAGCCGCTCTCGCCGTTCGCGCTCGCCGCGCTCGACCTCTTCGACCGGGAGTCGCCCGGATACGCCGCCGACGTGCTCAGCGTCGTCGAGGCGACGACCGAGATCCAGTACGCGATCCTCCGCGGGCAGCTCGACCGCATCAAGCGCGACGAGCTCGGTGCGCTCAAGGCCGAGGGGGTCGAGTACGAGGAGCGGATGGCGGTGCTCGACGAGCTCACCTACCCGCAGCCGAACGCGGAGATCCTCACCGAGGCCTTCGACGCCTACGCCTCCGGCGCCCCGTGGGTCCGCGAGATCGGGATCGAGCCGAAGTCGATCGTCGGCGACATGCTCGATCAGGCGATGAACTTCAGCCAGTTCGTCGCGTACTACGGGCTCGCGCGGGTCGAGGGCGGGCTGCTGCGCTACCTCACCGATGTGTTCCGGGCGCTCGTGCAGACCGTCCCCACCGAGGCGCTCACCCCCGAGCTCGAGGAGATCATCGCGTGGCTCGGCGACCTCATCGGTCGCGTCGACTCGAGCCTGCTCGAGGAGTGGGAGGCGCTGCGGAACCCCGCGGAGGACGAGGAGCGGCTGCTCCCGCCGGTCGACACCCGGCTGTCCGCCGACGTCCCCCGCTTCACCCGGCTCATCCGGAACACGATGTTCCACCGGGTGCTCCTCGCCGAGCGCGCCGACTATGCCCGGCTCGGCGAGCTCGACGGGGCCGCGGGCTGGAACCAGCGGGCCTGGGAGGACGCGATCGAGGACTTCTACGAGGAGTACGGCGAGATGGGGGTCGGCGCGGATGCGCGCGGCTCCGGGTTCATCCGGATCACGCCGGGGCCCGAGCACTGGGAAGTGCGGCAGGTGTTCGACGACCCGCGCGGCGACCGGGACTGGGCGATCAGCGCGCGGGTCGACGTGGCCGCGAGCGACGAGGCCGACGAGGTCGTCCTCGAGGTGCTCGACGTCGGACCCCTTAAGCCGGCGTGA
- the uvrA gene encoding excinuclease ABC subunit UvrA has product MAEQTVRTEPGRGVSHLDTLRVEGARAHNLKNVDIGIPRDSLVVFTGLSGSGKSSLAFDTIFAEGQRRYVESLSSYARMFLGQMDKPDVDLIEGLSPAVSIDQKATSRNPRSTVGTITEVYDFLRLLWARIGVPHCPTCGERITRQTPQQIVDQLLELSAGTKFIVRAPLVRGRKGEFVDLFAELRSKGFSRAVVDGEQIRLSEPPALAKQVKHHIAAVVDRLVIKDGMRQRLTDSVETALALADGRIDIELVDDGTIRTFSEHMSCPNEHPLTIDEIEPRTFSFNSPFGACPTCDGIGTKLQVDEDLVVPDEDLPLGEGAIAPWSVGKSTSKYFNRLLAGLGAELGFTMDTPWADLEPAHRRAVLEGKDYQVHVKYRNRFGRERTYSTGFEGVFQYILRKHGETESDHARDRYESYMREVPCKACRGTRLKPEALSVRVAGRSIAEVSALALDQAAEFLGGLELSDRDAAVAAQVMKEIRARIGFLLDVGLEYLSLDRTAGTLSGGEAQRIRLATQIGSGLVGVLYVLDEPSIGLHQRDNRRLIETLVRLRDLGNTLIVVEHDEETIEAADWIVDIGPGAGEHGGEVIYSGPVAGLTDADRSITGDFLAGRRIIELPTRRREIDPERTVTVERARENNLRDVTVEFPLGVLTAVTGVSGSGKSTLVNDILFTQMANTLNNAKRVPGRHKRVLGLEHLDKVIHVDQGPIGRTPRSNPATYTGVFDHVRRLFSETEMSRIRGYQPGRFSFNVKGGRCEACHGDGTIKIEMNFLPDVYVPCEVCEGARYNRETLEARFKGKNIAEVLDMPIEEAAEFFSAVPAIARHLRTLVEVGLGYVRLGQPATTLSGGEAQRVKLAAELQKRTRGRTVYVLDEPTTGLHFEDIRKLLAVLQGLVDKGNTVIVIEHNLDVIASADHIIDMGPEGGRGGGLVIAEGTPEHVATVSGSYTGEYLAALLERRADGRGSE; this is encoded by the coding sequence ATGGCAGAGCAGACTGTGAGGACCGAACCCGGACGGGGAGTGTCGCACCTCGACACGCTCCGCGTCGAGGGTGCCCGTGCGCACAACCTCAAGAACGTCGACATCGGGATCCCGCGGGACTCGCTCGTCGTGTTCACCGGGCTGTCGGGCTCCGGGAAGTCCTCGCTCGCCTTCGACACGATCTTCGCCGAGGGCCAGCGGCGCTACGTCGAGTCGCTCTCGTCCTACGCCCGGATGTTCCTCGGGCAGATGGACAAGCCCGACGTCGACCTCATCGAGGGGCTGTCCCCGGCGGTGTCGATCGACCAGAAGGCGACCTCGCGCAATCCGCGCTCGACGGTCGGGACGATCACCGAGGTCTACGACTTCCTCCGCCTCCTGTGGGCGCGGATCGGCGTCCCGCACTGTCCGACCTGCGGCGAGCGGATCACCCGCCAGACCCCGCAGCAGATCGTCGACCAGCTCCTCGAGCTGTCCGCGGGCACGAAGTTCATCGTCCGCGCACCGCTCGTGCGGGGCCGCAAGGGCGAGTTCGTCGACCTCTTCGCCGAGCTCCGGTCCAAGGGCTTCTCCCGCGCGGTCGTCGACGGCGAGCAGATCCGGCTGAGCGAGCCGCCCGCGCTCGCCAAGCAGGTCAAGCACCACATCGCCGCGGTCGTCGACCGTCTCGTCATCAAGGACGGGATGCGCCAGCGCCTCACCGACTCCGTCGAGACCGCGCTCGCGCTCGCCGACGGTCGGATCGACATCGAGCTCGTCGACGACGGGACGATCCGCACCTTCTCCGAGCACATGTCGTGCCCGAACGAGCACCCGCTCACCATCGACGAGATCGAGCCGCGCACTTTCTCCTTCAACTCGCCGTTCGGCGCGTGCCCCACCTGCGACGGCATCGGCACGAAGCTCCAGGTCGACGAGGACCTCGTCGTCCCCGACGAGGACCTGCCGCTCGGCGAGGGCGCGATCGCCCCGTGGTCGGTCGGCAAGAGCACGTCGAAGTACTTCAACCGGCTGCTCGCCGGGCTCGGCGCCGAGCTCGGCTTCACCATGGACACCCCGTGGGCCGATCTCGAGCCGGCGCACCGCCGGGCGGTCCTCGAGGGCAAGGACTACCAGGTCCACGTCAAGTACCGGAACCGGTTCGGCCGCGAGCGGACGTACTCGACCGGCTTCGAGGGCGTGTTCCAGTACATCCTCCGCAAGCACGGCGAGACCGAATCGGACCATGCGCGGGACCGCTACGAGTCGTACATGCGCGAGGTCCCCTGCAAGGCGTGCCGCGGCACCCGGCTCAAGCCCGAGGCGCTGAGCGTCCGGGTGGCCGGCCGCTCGATCGCCGAGGTGTCGGCGCTCGCCCTCGACCAGGCCGCGGAGTTCCTCGGCGGCCTCGAGCTCAGCGACCGGGACGCCGCCGTCGCCGCGCAGGTGATGAAGGAGATCCGGGCCCGCATCGGATTCCTCCTCGACGTCGGGCTCGAATACCTCAGCCTCGACCGGACCGCCGGCACGCTGTCGGGCGGGGAGGCGCAGCGGATCCGGCTCGCCACCCAGATCGGGTCCGGCCTCGTCGGCGTGCTCTACGTCCTCGACGAGCCGTCGATCGGCCTCCACCAGCGCGACAACCGGCGACTCATCGAGACGCTCGTGCGGCTCCGCGACCTCGGCAACACCCTCATCGTCGTCGAGCACGACGAGGAGACGATCGAGGCCGCCGACTGGATCGTCGACATCGGACCCGGTGCCGGCGAGCACGGCGGCGAGGTCATCTACTCCGGCCCGGTGGCCGGGCTCACCGACGCCGACCGCTCGATCACCGGGGACTTCCTCGCCGGTCGCCGCATCATCGAACTGCCCACCCGCCGCCGGGAGATCGATCCGGAGCGGACCGTCACCGTCGAGCGGGCCCGGGAGAACAACCTCCGCGACGTCACCGTCGAGTTCCCGCTCGGGGTGCTCACCGCGGTCACCGGGGTGTCGGGCTCCGGCAAGTCGACTCTCGTCAACGACATCCTCTTCACCCAGATGGCGAACACCCTCAACAACGCCAAGCGGGTGCCCGGACGGCACAAGCGGGTGCTCGGCCTCGAGCACCTCGACAAGGTCATCCATGTCGACCAGGGACCGATCGGCCGCACCCCGCGCTCGAACCCGGCGACCTACACCGGCGTGTTCGACCACGTGCGGCGCCTGTTCTCCGAGACGGAGATGTCGCGGATCCGGGGCTACCAGCCCGGGCGTTTCTCCTTCAACGTCAAGGGCGGCCGCTGCGAGGCGTGCCACGGCGACGGCACGATCAAGATCGAGATGAACTTCCTGCCCGACGTCTACGTCCCGTGCGAGGTGTGCGAGGGCGCCCGGTACAACCGGGAGACGCTCGAGGCGCGCTTCAAGGGGAAGAACATCGCCGAGGTCCTCGACATGCCGATCGAGGAGGCGGCGGAGTTCTTCTCCGCGGTGCCCGCGATCGCCCGGCACCTGCGGACCCTCGTCGAGGTCGGGCTCGGCTACGTCCGCCTCGGCCAGCCGGCGACGACGCTGTCCGGGGGAGAGGCGCAGCGCGTCAAGCTCGCCGCCGAGCTCCAGAAGCGCACCCGGGGGCGCACGGTGTACGTCCTCGACGAGCCGACGACCGGTCTCCACTTCGAGGACATCCGCAAGCTCCTCGCGGTCCTCCAGGGCCTCGTCGACAAGGGCAACACCGTCATCGTCATCGAGCACAACCTCGACGTCATCGCCTCGGCCGACCACATCATCGACATGGGTCCGGAGGGCGGCCGCGGCGGCGGTCTCGTCATCGCCGAGGGCACTCCGGAGCACGTCGCGACGGTGAGCGGCTCCTACACCGGGGAGTACCTCGCAGCGCTGCTCGAGCGGCGGGCGGACGGCCGTGGATCCGAGTGA